CTTTGGATTAGCTGCCTGGAACCATAGAGCAACCGTCAAGATTACCGCTGCACATGCAATATAGATTGCCGGAAATACCCACCGTTTTTGAAATAAATGAACTACCTTTTGCGACTTTTTATTATTCCTTCCTCGCATTCTATCATCACCTCAGCAATCATTTTGAACAATATTCATTCATCCTATACAACCTATAACTAATTACTTTTCGACAAAATCTGTAAAAATATGTATAGGAATTGCGAAATTTCCGAGGAAATGATAGAAAAAAGAAAAAACTGAGCGGATTGGCTCAGTTTTTTAGTCTAGTTGTTTCTTTTTGTAAACGAAGAGGCAAACAATAATTGAAATGACTAACCAAATAGAGACATTGATTAGATCTGCAGCAATTGCAGAGAAGCCTTTCCCCTCCACAACACTTACGAACGCTTCAAAAATATGATTAGTCGGTAAATACGATAGTATGTTTTTCAAAATGTCATTTTTTATAACATTACTTAAAATTGGAGTCATGAGTAAGACCATTGCAACCGGTGATGCAATAACAGAAACTTGCACTAAATTTTTAGCTAAAAGAGCGATAATTGTCCCACATATGATGAACACTAATGTTCCTAATAACATTAACAGAAACATGAACAACATATTCCCTTGTAAAACATCTAGTATAAATAAATTAAGAAAACTTATAACAAACGTTAAAACAATGATTGGTAGTGCTTTTCCAATAATGATTTCAAATGGAGAAGCAGGAGATAGCATAAGCACTCGTAACGTATGTTTCTCCTTCTCTTCCGCAATAAGAGTTGCCTGTGAGATTGTTGTAACCATACATAATATCATGACGATTACAAAGCCTCCCATAAACTCCTTCCCTTGTCCCATTTGCTTATAAAACAATGCCAATCCAAGTGGTAAAATCGCCATTAATAATATTTGTGCGTTATTCTTCAAATCCTGCATCTCTTTCCGTAAAATCGCCGATACACGTCTCATTGAAAATGTCATTATAATCCCCTCCCAGTTACTTCAATAAAGATATCTCCTAGTGTTGGCTCATAAGAATGAATCGATAATAATTCACCATTTTTCATCCACTCAGAAATACATTTTGCGCCTAATTCGTCTTTTTTCACTGTTTCTTTTTTCTTATCCTTTAGCACGACTTCGATCTTGTCTTTCGCGTATTGAAGTCTTAAATTTTCTGGTGTATCAAGTGCTACAATTTCCCCTCCACATAAGAAAGCAATGCGGTCACAAAGCGTTTCTGCTTCATCCATATTGTGCGTCGTTAAGAAAATCGTTGTTCCTTCTCTATTTAGGTCCTTTAAGATGTTATGAATGTTTTGGACGTTGACTGGATCAAGTGCTGATGTTGGTTCATCTAAGAAGAGAATATCCGGTTTATGCAGAATTGCTCGTGCTAGCGTAACGCGCTGCTTCATCCCTTTTGATAATTTTTTGACTGGTGTTTTTTTATCTTCTAATAAGTTCACTTGGGATAGTACTTCATCAATTCTTTCTTTAGGACAATCGTATAAGTCGCAAAATAATAGTAAGTTATCATAAATGCTAAGTCTTTCATATAGACCACTGTTATCTGTTAAAATACCAATTCGTTTGTAATCGATGCTGTTTGGACCTGTAATATCTTTTCCTAGTACTTTCACTTTTCCAACACTGTGAAGCAATTGGGAAGTTAAAATTTTCACTGTTGTTGTTTTCCCTGATCCACTTGGTCCTAGAAACCCGAAGATTTCTCCTTGCTTTACTTCAATACTTACATTTCGAAGTGCTGTTTTTTCATTAAAGGTTTTCATTACATCCTTCATTTCAATTGCCAATGTCATTTTGTCATCCCCTTTGTTTTTCTTCTATAGATAATTTCGCTTCAGCGACTCG
This sequence is a window from Bacillus pseudomycoides DSM 12442. Protein-coding genes within it:
- a CDS encoding ABC transporter permease, with amino-acid sequence MTFSMRRVSAILRKEMQDLKNNAQILLMAILPLGLALFYKQMGQGKEFMGGFVIVMILCMVTTISQATLIAEEKEKHTLRVLMLSPASPFEIIIGKALPIIVLTFVISFLNLFILDVLQGNMLFMFLLMLLGTLVFIICGTIIALLAKNLVQVSVIASPVAMVLLMTPILSNVIKNDILKNILSYLPTNHIFEAFVSVVEGKGFSAIAADLINVSIWLVISIIVCLFVYKKKQLD
- a CDS encoding ABC transporter ATP-binding protein, with the translated sequence MTLAIEMKDVMKTFNEKTALRNVSIEVKQGEIFGFLGPSGSGKTTTVKILTSQLLHSVGKVKVLGKDITGPNSIDYKRIGILTDNSGLYERLSIYDNLLLFCDLYDCPKERIDEVLSQVNLLEDKKTPVKKLSKGMKQRVTLARAILHKPDILFLDEPTSALDPVNVQNIHNILKDLNREGTTIFLTTHNMDEAETLCDRIAFLCGGEIVALDTPENLRLQYAKDKIEVVLKDKKKETVKKDELGAKCISEWMKNGELLSIHSYEPTLGDIFIEVTGRGL